A window of Papilio machaon chromosome 1, ilPapMach1.1, whole genome shotgun sequence contains these coding sequences:
- the LOC106719823 gene encoding 5'-AMP-activated protein kinase subunit gamma-2 isoform X1: MDPILENESATPESPSKHEKNKHKHRKKRHQSETQKDGQTVVGEKKKFVVTTLSSSDEKETTPERLPNANVHTIHFGTRGVESQRPHVRTIFKDKPVESSRPSSAERDSNQKEYETFHGTSSSPRSSIFDIFRLRRKSDSKKHQAVIQNVKASTSKSTDTDDSSKEEKPVDPKDSHKKYYHTVTGASSRKFGPITRVMDIFRNKPHTEHNQSPADAAKKKNSKQIRRSSIETTSPTYHKNSYASLEPAQAKQLFREVRGLPKYDPYLSIVQISIGGRDKTRLLLNFFKYHKCYEILPKSAKVIIFDTQFSVKKTFLTLVSHGIRSAPLWDANKKMLVGMITVTDFIRILLHLDSENLSMEDLERHTLHNWKKILRPTRKPLCAVGPDQSLHEAINLLTKNRVHRLLMIDPFTGDVLYILSHKRILRFLFVYLNEFPELTFFQKRLLDLKIGTYDEILSVTENTTIKEAFKLLLEKDVSALAILDDNGTLIDVYAKYEVLNLVSEKLYLNLSLTIGEVRNKKKDWEEKLQKCRSSITLYEALEVIVRTESHRLLLVNKDDKLIGIVSLSDILLYLNRIIPTEKKVSSLQEIFRPLEENKLPESLKESENEVISIEVPNLAAKIVPEANEATTKSNIAIDGISTDVTSANVLETDVEGSNNKTIHNSISRTPSESLPLADNINNNGDE, encoded by the coding sequence ataaacataaacacaGGAAGAAAAGGCATCAATCTGAGACGCAGAAAGATGGGCAAACAGTGGTCGGCGAGAAGAAGAAATTTGTTGTCACTACGTTATCGTCATCTGATGAAAAGGAAACTACGCCTGAAAGGCTACCAAACGCCAATGTACATACTATACACTTTGGCACACGAGGAGTTGAATCCCAACGACCTCATGTGCgaacaatttttaaagataaacctGTAGAATCTTCTAGGCCCTCAAGTGCTGAAAGAGATTCGAACCAAAAGGAATATGAAACCTTTCACGGTACCTCTTCTAGTCCACGAAGCTccatttttgatatatttcgattaagaagaaaaagtgattcaaagaaacatcaagcagttattcaaaatgtaaaagcTTCCACTTCCAAGTCGACTGACACCGACGATTCCTCAAAAGAAGAAAAACCTGTGGATCCGAAAgattcacataaaaaatattatcacacTGTAACTGGTGCCTCATCACGGAAATTTGGTCCAATAACAAGGGTGATGGATATTTTTAGAAACAAACCACACACAGAACATAACCAATCACCTGCTGATGCcgcaaaaaagaaaaatagtaaACAAATCCGACGCTCTTCAATAGAAACCACTTCTCCAACTTACCATAAAAATTCATACGCTTCGCTTGAACCAGCACAGGCAAAGCAACTGTTTCGAGAAGTTAGAGGTTTACCTAAATATGACCCTTACTTATCCATCGTACAAATATCTATTGGAGGAAGAGATAAAACTAGgcttttattgaattttttcaaataccacaaatgttatgaaatattacCAAAATCAGCGAAAGTTATTATATTCGACACTCAATTCTCAgtgaaaaaaacttttcttacACTAGTATCTCACGGTATTCGTTCAGCACCTCTTTGGGATgcaaataagaaaatgttagTGGGTATGATCACAGTGACTGATTTCATTAGAATTCTTCTGCATCTTGACTCTGAGAATTTGTCTATGGAGGATCTGGAACGTCATACACTTCataattggaaaaaaatcttacgaccTACAAGAAAGCCGTTATGCGCCGTGGGACCGGATCAATCGTTGCACGAAGCCATCAATTTATTGACAAAGAACCGTGTCCATCGTCTTTTAATGATTGATCCATTTACCGgtgatgttttatacatattatcacACAAAAGAATCTTAAGATTTTTGTTCGTTTACTTGAATGAATTTCCcgaattaactttttttcaaaAGAGGTTATTGGACTTAAAAATTGGTACATATGATGAGATCTTGTCTGTAACTGAAAACACTACTATTAAAGAAGCGTTCAAATtgttattagaaaaagatGTGTCTGCTTTAGCTATTTTAGATGACAATGGCACTCTTATTGACGTTTATGCAAAATATGAAGTTTTAAATCTGGTAAgtgaaaaattgtatttgaatttgtCACTGACTATAGGCGaggtaagaaataaaaagaaagacTGGGAAGaaaagttacaaaaatgtCGTTCAAGTATTACTCTATATGAGGCCTTAGAAGTTATAGTTAGAACTGAAAGTCATCGATTATTACTAGTAAATAAGGATGATAAATTGATAGGAATTGTATCCCTGTctgatattttattgtatctcAATAGGATTATTCCGACGGAAAAGAAGGTCTCTTCACTTCAAGAGATATTTAGACCACTTGAAGAAAACAAGTTGCCTGAATCACTTAAAGAAAGCGAGAACGAAGTAATATCTATAGAAGTTCCAAACTTAGCAGCGAAAATTGTACCTGAGGCTAACGAGGCCACAACGAAATCTAATATTGCTATCGATGGTATTTCTACAGATGTTACTTCAGCGAATGTTTTGGAGACTGACGTTGAaggtagtaataataaaacaatccaCAATTCTATCTCGAGAACTCCATCTGAGTCGTTGCCACTAgctgataatattaataataatggagatgagtaa
- the LOC106719823 gene encoding 5'-AMP-activated protein kinase subunit gamma-2 isoform X2 yields the protein MDPILENESATPESPSKHEKNKHKHRKKRHQSETQKDGQTVVGEKKKFVVTTLSSSDEKETTPERLPNANVHTIHFGTRGVESQRPHVRTIFKDKPVESSRPSSAERDSNQKEYETFHGTSSSPRSSIFDIFRLRRKSDSKKHQAVIQNVKASTSKSTDTDDSSKEEKPVDPKDSHKKYYHTVTGASSRKFGPITRVMDIFRNKPHTEHNQSPADAAKKKNSKQIRRSSIETTSPTYHKNSYASLEPAQAKQLFREVRGLPKYDPYLSIVQISIGGRDKTRLLLNFFKYHKCYEILPKSAKVIIFDTQFSVKKTFLTLVSHGIRSAPLWDANKKMLVGMITVTDFIRILLHLDSENLSMEDLERHTLHNWKKILRPTRKPLCAVGPDQSLHEAINLLTKNRVHRLLMIDPFTGDVLYILSHKRILRFLFVYLNEFPELTFFQKRLLDLKIGTYDEILSVTENTTIKEAFKLLLEKDVSALAILDDNGTLIDVYAKYEVLNLDYSDGKEGLFTSRDI from the exons ataaacataaacacaGGAAGAAAAGGCATCAATCTGAGACGCAGAAAGATGGGCAAACAGTGGTCGGCGAGAAGAAGAAATTTGTTGTCACTACGTTATCGTCATCTGATGAAAAGGAAACTACGCCTGAAAGGCTACCAAACGCCAATGTACATACTATACACTTTGGCACACGAGGAGTTGAATCCCAACGACCTCATGTGCgaacaatttttaaagataaacctGTAGAATCTTCTAGGCCCTCAAGTGCTGAAAGAGATTCGAACCAAAAGGAATATGAAACCTTTCACGGTACCTCTTCTAGTCCACGAAGCTccatttttgatatatttcgattaagaagaaaaagtgattcaaagaaacatcaagcagttattcaaaatgtaaaagcTTCCACTTCCAAGTCGACTGACACCGACGATTCCTCAAAAGAAGAAAAACCTGTGGATCCGAAAgattcacataaaaaatattatcacacTGTAACTGGTGCCTCATCACGGAAATTTGGTCCAATAACAAGGGTGATGGATATTTTTAGAAACAAACCACACACAGAACATAACCAATCACCTGCTGATGCcgcaaaaaagaaaaatagtaaACAAATCCGACGCTCTTCAATAGAAACCACTTCTCCAACTTACCATAAAAATTCATACGCTTCGCTTGAACCAGCACAGGCAAAGCAACTGTTTCGAGAAGTTAGAGGTTTACCTAAATATGACCCTTACTTATCCATCGTACAAATATCTATTGGAGGAAGAGATAAAACTAGgcttttattgaattttttcaaataccacaaatgttatgaaatattacCAAAATCAGCGAAAGTTATTATATTCGACACTCAATTCTCAgtgaaaaaaacttttcttacACTAGTATCTCACGGTATTCGTTCAGCACCTCTTTGGGATgcaaataagaaaatgttagTGGGTATGATCACAGTGACTGATTTCATTAGAATTCTTCTGCATCTTGACTCTGAGAATTTGTCTATGGAGGATCTGGAACGTCATACACTTCataattggaaaaaaatcttacgaccTACAAGAAAGCCGTTATGCGCCGTGGGACCGGATCAATCGTTGCACGAAGCCATCAATTTATTGACAAAGAACCGTGTCCATCGTCTTTTAATGATTGATCCATTTACCGgtgatgttttatacatattatcacACAAAAGAATCTTAAGATTTTTGTTCGTTTACTTGAATGAATTTCCcgaattaactttttttcaaaAGAGGTTATTGGACTTAAAAATTGGTACATATGATGAGATCTTGTCTGTAACTGAAAACACTACTATTAAAGAAGCGTTCAAATtgttattagaaaaagatGTGTCTGCTTTAGCTATTTTAGATGACAATGGCACTCTTATTGACGTTTATGCAAAATATGAAGTTTTAAATCTG GATTATTCCGACGGAAAAGAAGGTCTCTTCACTTCAAGAGATATTTAG